AGCTGTAATAATTGTAATTAAAACTACGAAGAATGGTAGCTCATCTTGAATGTTTTCACTTGTTTCTCTAGCCTTACTCTTAAATGCTTGCTCAGGGTAAATTAGGAAGATTAATGGGAATAATAATAATATAAATGGTAAAGGAGTTATTAATGCCAAACTTAATGTAGTAGCAATCGGTATTAATATAATTAGTGAAATTAAGAAGTAAGCAGTATATTTAACCCCTACCTCAGTTGGACTAACTAGTTCCCCACCAGCTTTTATATATTTCTCTACTCTTTCACTTATCCAATTAGATATAACACTAAGTCTACTACCCGTTATCACCCTCATTTTTAACATTGTAGATAGAGGAATTCCCTCCTCATAACCAGCCCTAAATCTATAGTAATTAGCTGCAAATTGTATAATCATAACTATTATTCCCCCTATGAATAAGCCTAAGAGTGATGCTTGTAATACGAAGAGGAATCCTAAGGCATCACCCAATGCTACTGATGGATTTATAACGATGAATTGAAAGAAGCTTGATACTGCATATAGAAAGTGTTGCTTGAATAATGTAATTATCAGATCTAAAATGCCGGAAAGTATAACCATTATAAAATCGTATGTTATTATATTAGCCAGCTTAACTTTTTCAGCCAATTGTACCACCATTTACATAATATTTTACTAATTCCCTAGCCAAATCATCATAATCTCTTATTCCACTTTCAGCAATTTTTCTTAATAATCCAATTCTATTTTTAATTTCCATATTTAGTTTTTCTTTACTCCATCCTAACAGCTCTCTAGCCCTTTCTAATTGTATGCTATTTATCTCCTCTGGACTACTAGGTAAGAAAGTATTTCTTTCGTAATCATATTTAAATACTTCCCTAAAATCATTACCAGTATTTTCCACTATTGAAACCATTTTCCTATTCTTATTATTAGTACTTTCTAGTCTCTTTATAATTGCAACAACTGATATTAATTGCTTGAACTGTAAGGAAAGTTCTGGTCCTAAAAGTCCACTAATCCTCGTTATTACGTCAAGGTGATTAGACCCATGAAAGGTAGTAAGTCCACCGTGACCACTGGCTATTGCTTGAACTAACCATTCTATTTCCTTTCCCCTAACTTCGCCTACTATTATATAATCTGGCCTATATCTTAAAGACAATTTAACTAAGTCATAATATGTTATATCCTTTCCTCCTTCATAACTAGACGGTCTTGTATAGAATTGAATCCAATACTTATGAGGTAATTTCAACTCTGGAGTATCCTCTATTGTTAAGTACTTAGCCAAGGGATTTAACAACATTAATAACGCATTTAGCGTAGTTGTCTTACCACTACCAGTAGGACCTACTAAAAACGTAAATAATTTAGCTTCTGCTATAATCCATAAATACACTGCCATTAATTCACTTAATGTATTATAATCATATATCAAATCTATTATTGTTAATGGTTTTTCTGGGAATTTCCTTATATTAAAAGTAGTTCCCCTACTCACCTCTTCACCATAGCTTACCGCAACCCTATGACCTTCTGGTAGCATAAAATCTTGTAATGGATTTGCAGTACTCACACTTCTACCTCCTAATGAAGCTAATCTCTCAACTATCCTTCTAACTTTTATTTCGCTACCAAGGATTATGTTAGTTTCTAATCTAGGCCATTCCGTATACCTACTATGGACTACTGATATTGGCTTATAAGGCGAGACTAACTCTATTTCCTCTATATACGGATCAAGCATAGGAGCTTGAAGTATAGAATATTTCATTTCCCTAGTAATATAATACATATATTTCTTCAAGTTTTTCTTAACATCAGAGATTATTCCTAATCTAGCTGATATTTTAAGTACCTCCTTCTCTAAACTAGAACTATCTATCTGCTTTGCTGAGACTGCAGTTGTTGAAGAGTAAATGAGACCATCAAATATTGCCATTAGAATCCTATTTTCCCTTTCAGTCAAAGGGGGTTCATTTACAAGATAATACCCAATTCCATCTTTTTCACATATGTATATTTCTATATCGTATTTGCTTAGAGTATATTTATTAATTATGTTATAATTTTCTAAGTTAACACTTAGAGAAATTAACGTAGATTCACTTATAGATTGTAAATAGTATGATAATTCATCAAATTTAGCATTTGATTTCTTTTTACCAATTAATGCCACATATATAATTAAAAAAAGGGTATATATAACAGTTTATTAGATATTTATCTACTGATTTATGACCTCTTGTGATATAGTATATACTTGACCATTGAGATATTTGACGGTTATTATTACAATATAAGTTTGGCCTCCTATAGCTTTAGGTACTGCTATTGTAAATGAATAGGTTTGACCAGGAGGTATATTTATTGTAGAATTAGAATATGTAACTAGAGAGGTTGAATTATCTGGTAAATGAACTTGTATAATTACACTAGTCATATTGCTTGATCCTTGATTAATTAAATCACCAGTTAAAATCCCCCCAGCCATTTGCAAACTCGTAATGCTTACACCACTACTTACCATACTATGCCTAAGAATTCCGAAGAAATAATAACTAATTAGACTAACTGCAGCAATAGCAACCAATATTAATAATACAGTTACTAACGCATTTTCTAAACCTTTTCTATTCTTTTTAATCATAAGTAATACTTC
Above is a window of Thermofilaceae archaeon DNA encoding:
- a CDS encoding type II/IV secretion system ATPase subunit produces the protein MALIGKKKSNAKFDELSYYLQSISESTLISLSVNLENYNIINKYTLSKYDIEIYICEKDGIGYYLVNEPPLTERENRILMAIFDGLIYSSTTAVSAKQIDSSSLEKEVLKISARLGIISDVKKNLKKYMYYITREMKYSILQAPMLDPYIEEIELVSPYKPISVVHSRYTEWPRLETNIILGSEIKVRRIVERLASLGGRSVSTANPLQDFMLPEGHRVAVSYGEEVSRGTTFNIRKFPEKPLTIIDLIYDYNTLSELMAVYLWIIAEAKLFTFLVGPTGSGKTTTLNALLMLLNPLAKYLTIEDTPELKLPHKYWIQFYTRPSSYEGGKDITYYDLVKLSLRYRPDYIIVGEVRGKEIEWLVQAIASGHGGLTTFHGSNHLDVITRISGLLGPELSLQFKQLISVVAIIKRLESTNNKNRKMVSIVENTGNDFREVFKYDYERNTFLPSSPEEINSIQLERARELLGWSKEKLNMEIKNRIGLLRKIAESGIRDYDDLARELVKYYVNGGTIG